A single Verrucomicrobiia bacterium DNA region contains:
- a CDS encoding N-acetylmuramoyl-L-alanine amidase has product MNWKFACLPLGAALLLTGCVAPAHRVGSFVPRTGDEIVVAGHYVHTGTRVVLWTDPGGYDAYRVERHFVPLADASWEATAAITNGPSSPNRYNLRTANLTPEEIERVRNGGWDLPTLQKVVDQFVLHYDVCGVSRTCFNVLHDHRGLSVHFMLDIDGTIYQTLDVKERAWHATTSNTRSVGIEIANMGAYSKVAGTALEKWYAKDANGHTYIKLPERIGDGGVWTKNFVGHPAHNEPITGEVQGRTLVQYDFTPEQYQALAHLTAALTSVLPLIKCDYPRDDKGQLITHKLPDDQLNQYQGVLGHFHIQTNKTDPGPAMDWDYVINTARQLMATPAAAKQATLLRR; this is encoded by the coding sequence ATGAATTGGAAATTTGCCTGTCTCCCTTTGGGCGCCGCTTTGCTGTTGACCGGTTGCGTCGCCCCCGCGCATCGCGTGGGGTCCTTTGTGCCGCGCACCGGCGATGAAATCGTCGTGGCCGGTCATTACGTGCATACCGGAACGCGCGTGGTGCTCTGGACCGATCCCGGCGGATACGATGCGTATCGCGTCGAACGCCATTTCGTGCCGCTCGCAGACGCCAGTTGGGAAGCCACCGCGGCCATTACCAATGGACCGTCCTCGCCCAACCGTTACAATTTGCGCACCGCCAATCTGACTCCCGAGGAAATCGAGCGCGTCCGCAACGGCGGCTGGGATTTGCCCACGCTGCAGAAAGTGGTGGACCAGTTTGTTCTGCACTACGACGTCTGCGGCGTAAGCCGAACGTGCTTCAACGTGCTGCACGATCATCGCGGTTTGAGCGTGCATTTCATGCTCGATATTGACGGCACCATCTATCAGACGCTCGACGTCAAGGAGCGCGCCTGGCACGCCACCACTTCCAACACGCGTTCCGTCGGAATTGAAATCGCCAACATGGGCGCCTATTCCAAAGTGGCGGGAACGGCGCTGGAAAAATGGTACGCCAAGGACGCCAACGGCCACACCTACATCAAGCTGCCGGAACGCATTGGCGACGGAGGGGTGTGGACGAAAAATTTCGTCGGTCATCCGGCGCACAACGAACCCATCACCGGCGAGGTGCAAGGGCGGACTTTGGTGCAATACGATTTCACGCCGGAACAGTATCAAGCGCTCGCTCATCTCACCGCCGCCCTGACCTCGGTGCTGCCTTTGATCAAATGCGATTATCCGCGTGATGATAAAGGCCAGTTGATCACGCACAAGTTACCGGACGACCAACTGAATCAATACCAGGGCGTGCTGGGGCATTTTCACATCCAGACCAACAAAACGGATCCCGGCCCGGCCATGGATTGGGATTACGTCATCAACACCGCCCGGCAACTCATGGCGACGCCCGCGGCGGCGAAGCAGGCCACGCTGTTGCGCCGATAA
- a CDS encoding tRNA threonylcarbamoyladenosine dehydratase produces the protein MTQHEARFGGMLRLYGNVGQERLRQAHVCVIGIGGVGSWAVEALARSGIGQLTLVDLDDVCISNVNRQLHAVTGTLGQPKVTAMAARVRLINPDLIVQAEQSLFTARTADRLLEPGYSVVLDAIDQTDMKALLIAMCRQKNLPVVTTGGAGGRRDPTAIRIADLAQTTHDGLLQNVRKILRANYDFPRDPKQLFGVDCVYSPEPQVFPTKDGGVCDTPEPGERLRLDCRSGYGTACFVTGAFGFAAAAQTVKRIVATRAE, from the coding sequence ATGACACAACACGAAGCCCGCTTTGGCGGGATGCTCAGACTCTACGGAAACGTCGGCCAGGAGCGCCTGCGCCAGGCGCATGTTTGCGTCATTGGCATTGGCGGCGTCGGCTCGTGGGCGGTGGAAGCCTTGGCGCGCAGTGGCATTGGTCAATTGACCCTGGTGGACCTCGACGACGTTTGCATCAGCAATGTGAACCGTCAGCTCCACGCGGTCACCGGCACTTTGGGCCAACCCAAAGTGACCGCCATGGCCGCGCGCGTTCGCCTCATCAACCCGGACCTGATCGTGCAGGCGGAACAATCGCTATTCACGGCCAGGACCGCGGACCGCTTGCTTGAGCCTGGGTATTCCGTGGTGCTGGATGCCATTGATCAAACCGACATGAAAGCATTGTTGATCGCCATGTGCCGACAGAAAAATCTGCCCGTCGTCACCACGGGCGGCGCCGGCGGACGCCGCGACCCCACCGCCATCCGCATCGCGGATCTGGCGCAAACCACGCATGACGGTTTACTGCAAAACGTCCGTAAAATCCTCCGCGCGAATTACGATTTCCCCCGCGATCCCAAGCAACTGTTTGGGGTGGATTGCGTGTATTCGCCTGAACCGCAGGTATTCCCCACCAAGGACGGCGGCGTATGCGACACCCCCGAACCTGGCGAACGGTTGCGGTTGGACTGCCGCAGCGGTTATGGCACGGCGTGTTTTGTCACTGGCGCCTTTGGTTTTGCGGCCGCGGCGCAGACGGTGAAACGCATCGTCGCGACCCGGGCGGAATAA